A window from Gallus gallus isolate bGalGal1 chromosome 5, bGalGal1.mat.broiler.GRCg7b, whole genome shotgun sequence encodes these proteins:
- the LEUTX gene encoding homeobox protein DBX1: MMFPSLIAPPAVYPSLLRPTPTLTLPQSLQSAFSSHSSFLVEDLIRISRPGAYPPRSAPPPSSMSPPASAPRTDSGTPELPGCTAARRICSSQSSGSDSTFLKFGVNAILSSTPRAESSPALLQSVPPKTFSFPYFEGSFQPFIRSSYFPAASAVVPIPGTFSWPLAARGKPRRGMLRRAVFSDVQRKALEKMFQKQKYISKPDRKKLAAKLGLKDSQVKIWFQNRRMKWRNSKERELLSSGGCREQTLPTKFNPHPDLSDVGKKCSGEEEEEDEGPMACPPSPRHPLPYHPAPQHLRDRLGPQTPPSPSHSSSPSKPSDCSDSEEEDEEGEEEEEITVS; encoded by the exons ATGATGTTCCCCAGCCTCATCGCCCCGCCGGCCGTCTACCCGAGCCTGCTGCGGCCCACTCCCACCCTCACCTTGCCGCAGTCGCTGCAATCCGCCTTCTCCAGCCACTCCAGCTTCCTGGTGGAAGACCTGATCCGGATCAGCCGGCCCGGCGCCTAcccgccccgcagcgctccCCCGCCCAGCAGCATGTCCCCCCCGGCCTCAGCACCCAGGACGGACTCGGGGACACCGGAGCTGCCCGGCTGCACGGCggccaggaggatctgctcgTCCCAAAGCTCCGGCAGTGATTCCACTTTCCTCAAGTTCGGGGTCAACGCCATCCTGTCCTCCACCCCCCGCGCCG AGTCCTCTCCTGCCTTGCTTCAAAGCGTCCCTCCAAAGACTTTCTCCTTCCCGTACTTTGAAGGATCCTTCCAGCCTTTCATCAGATCTTCCTATTTTCCAG CTGCCTCAGCTGTCGTGCCCATCCCCGGCACCTTCTCATGGCCGCTGGCTGCCCGCGGTAAGCCGCGCCGTGGCATGCTGCGCCGTGCTGTCTTCTCTGATGTGCAGCGCAAGGCACTGGAGAAGATGTTCCAGAAGCAGAAGTACATCAGCAAGCCCGACAGGAAGAAGCTGGCGGCCAAGCTGGGCCTCAAGGACTCACAG GTGAAGATCTGGTTCCAGAACAGAAGAATGAAGTGGAGGAACTCCAAAGAAAGAGAGCTCCTCTCCTCTGGTGGCTGCAGAGAGCAAACCCTCCCCACCAAGTTCAACCCCCACCCAGACCTCAGCGATGTTGGCAAGAAGTGCtcaggggaggaggaggaagaggacgaaGGCCCCATGGCatgcccccccagcccccggcACCCGCTGCCCTACCACCCAGCTCCGCAGCACCTGCGGGACAGGCTGGGCCCCCAGACACCTCCCTCCCCATCAcactccagcagccccagcaaacCCTCAGACTGCTCGGACtcagaggaagaggatgaggaaggggaggaagaagaagagataACAGTCTCTTAG